The Arthrobacter sp. PM3 genome contains the following window.
CCTCTGCGAGAAGCCGCTCACCCCGGATGCTGAATCCTCCTGGAAGATCGTCGAGGCTGAGGAAAAGCTTGGCCACAAGCGCATCCAGGTCGGCTTCATGCGCCGCTTCGACGCCGAATACGCCGCCCTGGGCAAGATCATCCGCGACTCCGAACTCGGCGAGCTGCTCATGCTGCACCACCAGCACCGCAACCCCACCACCCCGGCCGGCTTCACCAACGAGATGCTGATCAACGACTCCGTGGTCCACGAGTTCGACGCCATCCGCTACTTCACCGGCGAGGAAATCACCTCCGTCCAGGTCCGCCTCGGCAAGCCCACCCGCAACGCCCCGGCCGGCCAGCACGACCCCCAGCACGTCCTGATCGAGACCGAGTCCGGCGTCCTGGCCGACGTCGAGATCTACGTCAACGCGAAGTTCGGCTACGAAGTGGCCACCCAGGCCTCCTTCGAGGACGGCATCGTCAGCATCGGCGGGGACAAAGGCCCGTACACCCGCAGCAACGGCCACTGGGGCGGCAACGTCACCCCCGGGTTCGAGGAGCGTTTCGGCGCGGCGTACGACGTCGAAATCCAGTCGTGGGTCGACGCGGCCCGCCGCGATGAGATCGGCGGCCCCACCGCCTGGGACGGCTACGCCACGGCCGCCTGCTGCGAGGCCGGCGTCGAGGCGCAGAAGAACGGCGAAAAGGTCGCCGTGAAGCTCAACGCCAAGCCCGCGCTGTACCGCTAGGAGCACCGGAAGGGGCGGATCTGTCCGCCCCTTCCGTTGTGTTCCGCCACCCCGCACAACCTGACTGATCCACAATGGAGTGTCCTTCGTGAAAATCGCCCTTGACCCCACGCCGTTCCACCACAGCCACAGCCTGCTGGAGTTCCCGCGCGTTGTCGCCGACCTCGGCTACAAGTACATGCAGATGACCCCGCACGCGGATTTCATCCCGTTCTACAACCACCCGAAGGCCGACGACGAGCTGGTGGGCAAGCTGAAGGCGGCCTGCAAGGACGCGGGAATCGAAATCGCCTCGGTGCTGCCCGTGCTGCGCTGGTCCGGCCCGGATGAGGACGCCCGCGAGGCCGCCGTCCGCTACTGGAAGCGCGCCATCCAGATCACTGTTGACCTGGGCGTCAGCACCATGAACACCGAGTTCAGCGGCCGGCCGGAAAAAGCCGAGGAATCCGAGCGCGCCTTCTACCGCTCCATGGAGGAACTGCTGCCGATCATCGAGCGGGAGGGCATCGACCTGCTGATCGATCCGCACCCGGACGACTTCGTCGAGGAGGGCCTCGCCGCCATCCGGGTGATCCGCGGCCTCAATTCCAAGAACGTCGGCATGGTCTACGTGGCCTCGCACAGCTTCCACATGAAGAACGAGCCGCTGGAAATCATGCGCGCTGCCGGGGACAAGCTGCGCCTGGTCCACGTTGCCGACACCATGAACCACCACGCCTCGCACGGCCTGCGCTACATCACCAACCCGCCCGGGAACCCGGTCCGGGTGCACCAGCACCTGAAAGTCGGCGACGGCGACGTCAACTGGGACGAGTTCTTCGGCGGCCTGAAGGAAATCGGCTTCCTGGACCGCGAGGACACCGTCATGGTCTCCAGCGTCTTCGCCGAGGACGAAAACGCCGAAGAGGTTTCCCGGTACCAGCTGGAGACCATCACGCAGCGCGTCGAGAAAGCGAGCCTATGACGGCGGCCGTCACCGACGTGGCACGATCCGTCAACCACCGGCGGGCCCTGCGCACCGTCACGATCGTCTCCACGTTCGGCGGGCTCCTCTTTGGCTACGACACCGGCGTGATCAACGGTGCCCTGCCCTACATGCAGGCGGACCTGGGCCTCACGCCGCTGACCGAGGGGCTCGTGACGTCCTCGCTGCTGTTCGGCGCGGCCTTCGGCGCCCTCTTCGGCGGGCGGCTCGCGGACCGGCACGGCCGGCGCAAAATGATCATGGTGCTGGCCCTGGTTTTCCTCGCCGGCACCCTGGCCTGCACCTTCGCGCCGACCACGGAAGTGATGATCCTGGCCCGGCTGATCCTCGGCCTGGCCGTGGGCGGGGCCTCCGTGACCGTGCCGGTGTACCTGGCCGAAGTCTCGCCGAGTGACCGGCGCGGACGTATCGTCACCCAGAACGAGCTCATGATCGTCACCGGCCAGCTGCTGGCCTTCATCTTCAACGCCTACCTCGGCAACAGCTTCGGCGAG
Protein-coding sequences here:
- a CDS encoding Gfo/Idh/MocA family protein encodes the protein MTKTLRVAVIGAGRMGADHIQRLNTRIHGAEVAAVVDVDLARAQAAIEGLPGAVALADAEEALNNGDVNAVLIATPGFLHEDILLKAIAKDIPILCEKPLTPDAESSWKIVEAEEKLGHKRIQVGFMRRFDAEYAALGKIIRDSELGELLMLHHQHRNPTTPAGFTNEMLINDSVVHEFDAIRYFTGEEITSVQVRLGKPTRNAPAGQHDPQHVLIETESGVLADVEIYVNAKFGYEVATQASFEDGIVSIGGDKGPYTRSNGHWGGNVTPGFEERFGAAYDVEIQSWVDAARRDEIGGPTAWDGYATAACCEAGVEAQKNGEKVAVKLNAKPALYR
- a CDS encoding sugar phosphate isomerase/epimerase family protein yields the protein MKIALDPTPFHHSHSLLEFPRVVADLGYKYMQMTPHADFIPFYNHPKADDELVGKLKAACKDAGIEIASVLPVLRWSGPDEDAREAAVRYWKRAIQITVDLGVSTMNTEFSGRPEKAEESERAFYRSMEELLPIIEREGIDLLIDPHPDDFVEEGLAAIRVIRGLNSKNVGMVYVASHSFHMKNEPLEIMRAAGDKLRLVHVADTMNHHASHGLRYITNPPGNPVRVHQHLKVGDGDVNWDEFFGGLKEIGFLDREDTVMVSSVFAEDENAEEVSRYQLETITQRVEKASL